CAAGAGATTCAAAAGAGTCCAAAGTACGAGAGCGGCTTTGCACTGAGATTCCCAAGATATGTGACTTTAAGAGATGATAAAAGTCCAGAAGATGCTGACACCGTAGAGAGGATTGCACAGCTGTATGAGTTGCAAGAGAGAATGAAAGCTGGAAAGCGTTAGGTTTTTAAACGCTTTTTTGTGTACTTCTTTTCAAAAGTTTTTTCAATTTGACATCTTGGTGATAAAAATGAAGGATGAGCTAATCAACATGATATTTGAAGAGGGATGCATAAAGTTTGGGCATTTCATTTTGACCTCTGGAAAAGAGAGTAGCTATTACATTGATATTAAAAAGCTCATAACCAACCCCAAAGCCCTAAAGCTAATTGCAGAGCTTATGAAAAGCGAAGCTGAAAAGAAGAAGATTGAATTTGACAAAGTTGCTGGCCCTGAACTTGGCGCAGTCCCAATTGCAACAGCTTTAGCTTTAGAAACAGAAAAGCCTCTCTTGATAGTAAGAAAGAAAAAGAAAGAACACGGGACTGGAAAGCAAATTGAGGGGGAAGTGAAAGCTGGAGATAAAGTACTTCTAGTTGAGGATGTAACGACAACAGGTGGGAGCGTTTTAAGAGCAGCGAAGATTCTTGAAAAAGAGGGGGCAAAGATTGTAGGAATTATAGTTGTAGTTGACAGGGAAGAGGGAGCCAAAGAAAACATTGAAAAAGAAGGCTACACACTGATTCCGCTTGTGAGAGTCAGCGAGCTGTTTGAGTACAAAGAAAAATCTAAAACCTAAAAGTTCAACAGTCTCTCAGTTATTATCTCATCAACAATTTTCTCCACTTTTGCTTTACCAAACATCCACTCCTCCAGAATTTCCCCACATTCCTTTAATCGCTTTGATACAGAAGCTCTTGGTTTGTATTTCAGTATCGGCACGCCTATATTCACTGAGTGAGGAACACGATTATCAAATGGTATTACTCCTATAACTGGCACACCCATATCACCTTCAAGGAATTCAATTATTCCACTAATATCCCTCGAAGATTCCCTTACCTTATTCAGCACGACAGCAACGTTTAATCCAAATAAATCACCCAATGTTTTAAGCTTGATAACCTCATTCTTCACCATAGTCTCAAAAGAGTAAATCGGGGAACGCTCTACCTCAATCACAATAATTTGATAATCAGCAAGCTCGAAGATATGGAGCGTGTCAAAGGGTATTCCAGTTG
The nucleotide sequence above comes from Thermococcus sp. M39. Encoded proteins:
- a CDS encoding MinD/ParA family protein encodes the protein MVVIVVTGRGGAGKTTLTSNLSVYFAKNKYRTLAVDGDLYLPKLGLHFGIDFPRYNIHSLLRDPALKVENAIYRHKTGVHLIPGSTKLQDIINVPASRLRRVIGDVMNEFSVTIVDSPTGIPFDTLHIFELADYQIIVIEVERSPIYSFETMVKNEVIKLKTLGDLFGLNVAVVLNKVRESSRDISGIIEFLEGDMGVPVIGVIPFDNRVPHSVNIGVPILKYKPRASVSKRLKECGEILEEWMFGKAKVEKIVDEIITERLLNF
- the pyrE gene encoding orotate phosphoribosyltransferase, encoding MKDELINMIFEEGCIKFGHFILTSGKESSYYIDIKKLITNPKALKLIAELMKSEAEKKKIEFDKVAGPELGAVPIATALALETEKPLLIVRKKKKEHGTGKQIEGEVKAGDKVLLVEDVTTTGGSVLRAAKILEKEGAKIVGIIVVVDREEGAKENIEKEGYTLIPLVRVSELFEYKEKSKT